One region of Epilithonimonas zeae genomic DNA includes:
- a CDS encoding carboxypeptidase regulatory-like domain-containing protein, with translation MRKLLSVLFILSFSMIVLAQKTISGVITDADGKPLASASVTVEEPGKNAILAYGISNAKGEYKVSVNSAEGNLDLKIKAFNQKPITQTIKNEDQKLNFSMDSQATEIQEVRLKTKLITKKGDTISYDLKSFENKNDRTLADVLKKIPGIEVNKDGTVLYQGEAINKFYVNGKDLMEGGYGTINNSLPKDAVSKVEVLENHQPVSILRDKVPSEQAALNIKLKKSVTMTGRGEIGVGFSPLLWNVKLTPMFFGQKNQWVVNYKANNNGESVENEGNLLSFGSRWEGRRSQVSANRWLNVEQAQTPDLPEKRYLLNNVHFFSANLLTSPFKNKEWELKLNANYTNNAIERDSYSNEILVNGSNIERTIHNDFYTNKAKGEMIFTKNAKKGFFKNTTTWTGMWSDNQADAFNQISADENLNAPTFNFTNSLSTILPWKDKLFNVMSYVSIQNDRQTLSSRPGRYSSFVPDPLSTPEQFIPNSFEALRQYISLKSINTTHSASVGFSYRKWTFTPEAGISVNFNSMKSNLNGINGNESTLYGLDYQNNINWNEVQPYTQVGVNYKSQNVNLNLTLPVNFYGIDYNDNLRGTGQTINKTRFEPTMFGSYDFASFFKLWVFGSIANNFGSFGDLYAGNILTNPTFVQVKSSQLPQNTSRNASSRLEYRNPLNNLFFNVSYRIGNNTNNLVTNQRISPNGTILSEILERDNTSTSNSQRAEIGKYFPSFKTNFSVNFTNSNSKNYSMISDVNEDFETINERFYAITNEGQAFGLKFNNTYFSWLSVDYNLTMNWRKSTDDSSNLTNKNSDWNHNLATYIYPSDNHTFGFIWDDITTTLATESYRNSFFDISYQYTWVKKKIDFEFKWLNIGNKKVYETVSVNTLTNSIRRNIYNIRPSQFMFTVKFNFK, from the coding sequence ATGAGAAAATTATTATCAGTTCTATTTATCCTATCTTTTTCTATGATTGTTTTGGCACAAAAAACAATTTCCGGAGTGATAACCGATGCCGATGGAAAGCCGCTTGCAAGCGCAAGTGTAACAGTGGAAGAACCAGGAAAAAATGCAATCCTAGCATACGGCATTTCCAATGCAAAAGGAGAATACAAAGTTTCCGTCAACTCAGCGGAAGGTAATTTGGATTTAAAAATTAAAGCTTTTAATCAAAAACCAATTACACAAACTATAAAAAACGAAGATCAAAAACTTAACTTCTCAATGGATTCTCAGGCTACAGAAATCCAGGAAGTGAGACTTAAAACAAAACTGATTACCAAAAAAGGCGACACCATTTCATACGACTTAAAGTCTTTTGAAAATAAAAATGACAGAACCTTAGCTGATGTCTTGAAAAAAATCCCTGGGATTGAGGTTAATAAAGATGGAACTGTACTTTATCAAGGTGAAGCGATTAACAAATTCTATGTTAATGGAAAAGACTTGATGGAAGGTGGTTATGGAACAATCAATAACTCTTTACCAAAAGATGCTGTTTCCAAAGTAGAGGTTTTGGAAAATCACCAGCCAGTAAGTATTCTTAGAGATAAAGTTCCTTCTGAACAAGCAGCTCTTAACATCAAGTTAAAAAAATCTGTAACAATGACCGGTCGCGGCGAAATCGGCGTAGGTTTCAGCCCATTACTTTGGAATGTTAAATTAACACCGATGTTTTTTGGACAGAAAAATCAATGGGTTGTTAATTACAAAGCTAATAATAATGGTGAAAGTGTTGAGAATGAAGGAAATCTTTTATCTTTTGGTAGTAGATGGGAAGGCAGAAGAAGTCAAGTATCAGCAAACCGTTGGCTAAATGTAGAACAAGCTCAAACACCAGATTTACCAGAAAAAAGGTATTTATTGAATAATGTTCATTTTTTCTCTGCAAACCTATTAACAAGTCCTTTCAAAAATAAAGAATGGGAACTAAAACTAAATGCTAATTACACCAATAATGCTATTGAAAGAGATTCATATTCTAATGAAATATTAGTTAACGGGTCTAATATAGAAAGAACGATACATAATGATTTCTATACTAATAAAGCTAAAGGGGAAATGATCTTTACAAAGAATGCAAAAAAAGGCTTCTTTAAAAATACTACAACATGGACAGGAATGTGGTCAGATAATCAAGCTGATGCTTTTAACCAAATAAGTGCTGACGAAAACCTTAATGCGCCTACATTTAACTTTACAAACTCTTTAAGCACAATATTGCCTTGGAAGGATAAGTTATTCAATGTAATGAGCTATGTGAGTATCCAGAATGATAGACAAACATTAAGTTCGAGACCAGGAAGATATTCTAGCTTTGTCCCAGACCCATTAAGTACTCCTGAGCAATTTATTCCGAATAGTTTTGAAGCATTACGACAATATATTTCTTTAAAAAGCATCAATACAACTCATTCTGCGTCAGTTGGATTTAGCTACAGAAAATGGACTTTCACACCGGAAGCAGGAATTAGTGTTAATTTCAATTCGATGAAATCAAATCTTAATGGAATTAATGGGAATGAATCTACTTTATATGGTTTAGACTACCAAAATAATATCAATTGGAACGAAGTTCAGCCTTATACACAAGTTGGTGTCAACTACAAATCTCAAAATGTAAACTTGAATCTAACGCTTCCAGTAAACTTCTACGGAATTGATTATAACGATAACTTAAGAGGAACAGGACAAACTATTAATAAAACCAGATTTGAACCTACGATGTTTGGTTCCTATGATTTTGCTTCATTTTTCAAACTTTGGGTTTTTGGAAGTATTGCTAATAATTTTGGAAGTTTTGGAGATTTATACGCTGGAAATATTCTAACGAATCCAACTTTTGTACAAGTTAAGAGCTCTCAGTTACCTCAAAATACCTCTAGAAATGCAAGTTCAAGATTAGAATATAGAAATCCGCTTAATAATTTATTTTTCAATGTAAGTTATAGAATAGGGAACAATACTAATAATTTGGTTACCAATCAGAGAATATCACCAAACGGAACAATTCTATCAGAAATACTGGAAAGAGATAATACATCTACGTCCAACAGTCAAAGAGCAGAAATAGGAAAATATTTCCCAAGCTTCAAAACAAACTTCTCTGTTAATTTTACGAATAGCAATAGTAAAAACTATAGTATGATAAGTGATGTCAATGAAGATTTTGAAACAATCAATGAAAGATTTTACGCAATTACAAATGAGGGTCAGGCTTTTGGTCTTAAGTTCAATAACACATATTTTAGCTGGCTAAGCGTTGATTATAATCTGACAATGAATTGGAGAAAAAGCACAGATGATTCTAGCAATTTAACCAATAAAAATAGCGATTGGAATCATAACTTAGCAACATACATTTATCCTTCAGACAACCACACTTTCGGATTTATCTGGGATGATATAACAACAACACTTGCTACGGAAAGCTATAGAAATTCATTCTTTGATATTTCTTACCAATATACCTGGGTAAAAAAGAAAATTGATTTTGAGTTTAAGTGGTTAAACATCGGAAACAAAAAAGTTTATGAAACTGTTTCTGTGAATACTCTTACCAACTCTATAAGAAGAAATATATACAACATTCGTCCAAGCCAGTTTATGTTCACTGTAAAATTCAACTTCAAATAA
- a CDS encoding GLPGLI family protein, giving the protein MKKTFLLLMITLSLVSFAQGTRIMYEYKFASNLEKKDSLETELMYLDIKKDGSNFYSRQKFVSDSTRDAYFKKQIASGSTNFNYRGGNGGKIGYSVSKSYPDFNIVLHTGIGNSRFSVKNENPMTWKILPDKKMIDKFEVQKATLDFGGRTWTAWFSQDFPFQDGPYKFSGLPGLILEMEDSTGTHIFKFVGSKKFDEVEKIEKEEIGSTRGGIVVKTFGVPGGKEIEVSEEQFKKQWKEYKNDPVKDTRQMLSQGNMKLTLNMNGKMMSEPSEVLRAMEKNQREEIKNNNNKIEPALYP; this is encoded by the coding sequence ATGAAGAAAACATTTTTATTATTGATGATTACTTTGAGCTTAGTATCATTTGCTCAGGGAACAAGAATTATGTACGAATACAAATTCGCATCTAATCTCGAAAAGAAAGATTCGCTTGAGACAGAACTGATGTATCTGGATATCAAAAAAGATGGTAGCAATTTCTACAGCAGGCAGAAGTTTGTGAGTGATTCTACAAGAGATGCATATTTTAAAAAACAAATTGCATCTGGCTCCACCAATTTTAACTACCGTGGCGGAAACGGCGGAAAGATAGGATATTCGGTTTCCAAATCTTATCCGGATTTCAATATTGTTTTACACACAGGTATTGGTAATTCCAGATTCAGTGTTAAAAATGAAAACCCGATGACGTGGAAAATACTTCCTGATAAGAAGATGATTGATAAATTCGAAGTTCAAAAAGCAACTCTCGACTTCGGTGGAAGAACCTGGACGGCTTGGTTTTCTCAGGATTTTCCTTTTCAGGACGGACCTTATAAATTTTCAGGATTACCCGGTTTGATTTTGGAAATGGAAGATTCTACTGGAACGCATATATTCAAGTTTGTCGGTAGCAAAAAGTTTGATGAAGTTGAGAAAATTGAAAAAGAAGAAATAGGAAGTACACGTGGCGGAATTGTTGTAAAAACCTTTGGTGTTCCTGGCGGAAAAGAAATCGAGGTTTCTGAAGAGCAGTTCAAAAAACAGTGGAAAGAATACAAAAATGATCCTGTAAAAGATACGCGCCAAATGCTATCGCAAGGCAATATGAAGTTAACACTGAATATGAATGGAAAAATGATGTCGGAACCTTCCGAAGTTCTCCGGGCAATGGAAAAAAATCAAAGAGAGGAAATCAAAAACAATAATAACAAAATTGAGCCAGCTCTTTACCCTTAA
- a CDS encoding KdsC family phosphatase — MSYLPKLKNIKAFVFDVDGVFTDGSVYLLPDQNMSRVMSVLDGYAVVQSLKQGYIIGIITGGNDPMVKNRMEYLGIKDYYAKSSHKVSDYEDFKSKYNLQDSEILMMGDDIPDIGIMKLAEISACPANAVPEVKAISDYISPVYGGKGAVRDVIEQVMKVQGKWNLDEETKSA, encoded by the coding sequence ATGAGTTACTTACCAAAACTTAAAAATATAAAAGCTTTCGTTTTTGATGTCGATGGCGTGTTTACAGATGGAAGCGTCTACCTTTTACCAGACCAGAATATGTCTCGTGTAATGAGCGTTTTGGATGGCTATGCAGTGGTTCAGTCTCTGAAACAAGGTTACATCATCGGCATTATCACTGGCGGAAATGATCCAATGGTAAAAAACAGGATGGAGTATCTTGGTATCAAAGATTATTATGCTAAATCTTCTCACAAAGTTTCTGATTACGAAGATTTCAAATCCAAATATAATTTACAAGATTCTGAAATTCTAATGATGGGTGACGATATTCCTGATATCGGAATTATGAAATTAGCTGAGATTTCTGCTTGTCCAGCGAATGCAGTTCCGGAAGTGAAAGCCATTTCAGATTATATTTCACCAGTTTATGGAGGCAAAGGTGCTGTTCGTGATGTGATAGAACAAGTGATGAAAGTCCAGGGAAAATGGAATCTGGACGAAGAAACAAAGTCAGCTTAA
- a CDS encoding Maf family nucleotide pyrophosphatase produces MKLLLASNSPRRKELLTQLGYQFDVVKIDVDESYPSDLNPAQIAEYVSAKKAKAFDVNENEILLTSDTIVALDQKILLKPKDESEAFEMIKSLSGKIHQVYTAFTIKTSDLEISKTSKTDVEFFEISDEEIKFYISNYKPFDKAGSYGIQEWLGMAKIKNISGSFYSVMGFPVDLVYEELKKLNCFPSNL; encoded by the coding sequence ATGAAATTATTATTAGCTTCCAACTCACCCAGACGAAAAGAATTATTAACACAATTAGGCTATCAGTTCGATGTTGTTAAAATCGATGTTGATGAGTCTTATCCTTCTGATTTGAATCCGGCTCAAATCGCTGAATATGTCTCAGCTAAAAAAGCAAAAGCTTTTGATGTTAATGAAAACGAAATTCTTTTAACCTCGGACACCATTGTTGCATTAGACCAAAAAATTCTTCTCAAACCAAAAGATGAGAGTGAAGCTTTTGAAATGATAAAAAGTCTTTCGGGAAAAATACATCAGGTTTATACGGCTTTTACAATCAAAACATCGGATTTAGAAATCAGTAAAACGAGTAAAACTGATGTGGAATTTTTTGAGATTAGCGATGAAGAAATTAAATTTTATATCAGCAATTATAAACCTTTTGACAAAGCCGGATCTTACGGAATCCAAGAATGGTTGGGAATGGCAAAGATCAAAAACATTTCCGGTTCTTTCTATTCTGTGATGGGTTTTCCAGTGGATTTGGTTTACGAAGAACTCAAAAAACTGAATTGTTTTCCAAGCAATTTGTAA
- a CDS encoding tetratricopeptide repeat protein: MRKYLLIILAVVSVIACNPRHKKKKTKSGPINRFMTFHNTLFNSRESFLAEMESRDKAHVDNFYDPYISVYTTEDNFTDVQNVTATTDNSDSGPMPLRGATRNTSPDGNERMGGANPNKKGATTLQITEAKALKTITKYSVLVNSVEKNKKIFDAYILLAKARLYQGKYLESLDALGYIFNTMSKDKRLPLARIYQAVNYSKLKEYYRADEVFRDLEEDPKIKLTKEHKRILKVYQADNFLKWGKKELAAEVLEEAFTYNKNRKIKSRIAYLRGQILSNLNRKDEARESFAAAYKYANSYEFEVKSQIEIAKTFDGKADSYDEAMAYLTKIAKKGTYASRKNELYYASGLIATSATKDSIADSFFRKALKEKQSDPQIRGLTYSELAKKYFAKDDYLTAGVYYDSALAVMTYKPEKDRLTDLTANIKKLSKNYYVVKKNDSILNLSKMSLDEKREYFAKYIEKIKQKEAVEELEKKRAERSKGFDNSDYNANSIFANNSTDAGSFQNFGINTGGSTFYFANANNIPRGETSFKQTWGNRTLMDNWRYSAKTTTIEEMKNEALGIANAPDPRRLEPEFYIEKIPTSPEELGRLKKDRDTASLGMGRMYESFFGNTKLATKTLYDLVDNKPDEETDLMALYNIFIFNYEKNPADAEKAKQLILEKYPYTSYAEFVKNPKNKDFNKSSEDVEKLYADAYTLYLTEKYAESNTMIDKAIADNPKDALVPKFYLLQAYNAGKTAGKEIMILQLEQIVLNYGKTPEGKKAKDLLKYLKSDVKLELTDESGNAISQKPQPTNTASEETKQRLKQQLDASEGGVASPAAPSISRPGTPGGNETNTQPQQVEFKTTKAEQVKKNK; the protein is encoded by the coding sequence ATGAGAAAATATTTACTAATCATACTTGCCGTCGTAAGCGTAATTGCCTGTAACCCGCGCCACAAAAAGAAAAAAACTAAAAGTGGCCCTATTAACCGGTTTATGACGTTTCATAATACTTTGTTCAACAGTAGAGAATCTTTTCTTGCCGAGATGGAAAGCAGAGACAAAGCGCACGTTGACAACTTTTACGATCCTTATATTTCTGTTTACACTACGGAAGACAATTTTACCGACGTCCAAAATGTTACAGCCACAACAGATAATTCTGATTCTGGACCAATGCCACTAAGAGGAGCTACCAGAAATACTTCTCCAGATGGTAACGAAAGAATGGGAGGTGCAAACCCCAATAAAAAAGGTGCTACAACTTTACAAATTACCGAAGCTAAAGCACTGAAAACTATTACCAAATATTCAGTTCTTGTTAACAGCGTAGAAAAGAATAAAAAGATTTTTGACGCTTATATTCTTTTGGCAAAAGCAAGATTATACCAAGGTAAATATTTGGAATCTCTGGACGCATTGGGTTACATTTTCAACACAATGAGCAAGGACAAAAGATTGCCTTTAGCGAGAATTTATCAAGCGGTTAATTATTCTAAACTGAAAGAGTATTATCGTGCTGATGAGGTTTTCAGAGATTTGGAAGAAGATCCGAAGATCAAATTAACCAAAGAACACAAAAGGATTCTGAAAGTTTATCAAGCTGATAATTTCCTGAAATGGGGCAAAAAAGAATTGGCTGCCGAAGTTTTGGAAGAAGCCTTTACTTATAATAAAAACAGAAAAATAAAAAGCAGAATTGCCTATTTACGTGGACAAATTCTTTCTAATCTTAATAGAAAAGATGAAGCCAGAGAATCTTTTGCTGCGGCTTACAAATATGCAAACAGCTATGAATTTGAAGTTAAATCTCAGATAGAAATCGCTAAAACTTTTGATGGAAAAGCCGATAGCTACGATGAGGCGATGGCTTACCTTACTAAAATTGCCAAAAAAGGAACTTATGCTTCCCGTAAAAATGAGTTGTATTATGCAAGTGGATTAATTGCTACTTCTGCTACAAAAGACTCTATCGCTGATTCTTTCTTTAGAAAAGCGTTGAAAGAAAAACAGTCTGATCCGCAGATTCGTGGACTCACTTATTCTGAATTGGCTAAAAAATATTTTGCAAAAGACGACTATTTGACTGCCGGTGTTTACTATGACAGTGCATTAGCTGTGATGACTTATAAACCTGAAAAAGACAGATTGACAGATCTTACAGCCAATATCAAGAAGCTTTCGAAGAATTATTACGTTGTTAAAAAGAATGACAGCATCCTGAATCTTTCTAAAATGAGTCTTGATGAAAAAAGAGAATATTTCGCAAAATACATTGAGAAAATCAAACAGAAAGAAGCGGTAGAAGAACTGGAAAAGAAGCGTGCTGAACGCAGCAAAGGTTTTGACAATTCGGATTATAATGCTAATTCTATTTTTGCTAATAACTCTACGGACGCAGGTAGCTTCCAAAATTTTGGAATTAATACCGGAGGCTCAACGTTCTATTTTGCTAATGCCAACAATATCCCAAGAGGAGAAACATCCTTTAAACAAACCTGGGGTAACAGAACTTTGATGGACAACTGGCGTTATTCGGCAAAAACGACAACGATTGAAGAAATGAAGAACGAAGCTTTAGGTATTGCTAATGCGCCGGATCCGAGACGTTTGGAACCAGAATTTTATATTGAGAAAATCCCAACTTCTCCGGAAGAATTGGGAAGATTAAAAAAAGACAGAGATACTGCAAGTCTAGGGATGGGAAGGATGTATGAGTCGTTTTTTGGAAACACCAAACTGGCAACTAAAACTTTGTATGACCTTGTAGATAATAAACCAGATGAGGAAACCGATTTGATGGCGTTGTACAATATCTTCATCTTCAATTATGAGAAAAATCCGGCTGATGCGGAAAAAGCAAAGCAGTTGATTTTAGAAAAATACCCATATACTTCTTACGCTGAGTTTGTGAAAAATCCGAAAAACAAGGATTTTAACAAGTCGTCAGAAGATGTGGAAAAACTCTATGCGGATGCTTATACGCTTTATCTGACAGAAAAATATGCTGAGTCCAATACAATGATTGATAAAGCTATTGCAGACAATCCAAAGGATGCGCTGGTTCCTAAGTTTTATTTACTGCAAGCCTACAATGCTGGAAAAACCGCCGGAAAAGAAATAATGATATTACAGTTGGAACAAATTGTTCTCAATTATGGTAAAACACCGGAAGGTAAGAAAGCAAAAGATCTTTTGAAATATCTGAAAAGTGATGTTAAGCTAGAACTTACAGATGAAAGCGGAAATGCAATATCTCAAAAACCGCAACCAACAAATACCGCGTCTGAAGAAACAAAACAACGATTGAAACAACAATTGGATGCTAGTGAAGGTGGTGTAGCGTCACCCGCCGCTCCTTCGATCAGCAGACCGGGAACTCCTGGAGGTAATGAAACAAATACCCAGCCTCAGCAAGTTGAATTCAAAACAACCAAAGCAGAGCAAGTTAAGAAAAACAAATAA
- a CDS encoding tryptophanase has protein sequence MKLPYAEPFRIKMVEEIFQSTQEQREEWLKNANYNLFNLRSSHVFIDLLTDSGTGAMSDKQWGALMIGDESYAGSRSFEALQQTVEKITGFPYLLPTHQGRAAENVLFSVMVKEGDIVPGNSHFDTTKGHIEIRKAHAVDCTIDEAFDINDLHPFKGNLDLEKLEAVYKAHPKEQIPFCLITITCNSSGGQPVSLENIKAVKELSDRYGIPVLFDSARFAENAYFIKKREKGQESRTIKEICKELFSYGDGMTMSSKKDGLVNIGGFIALKNREIFEQASNFTIIYEGFITYGGMAGRDMSALASGLDEATEFPYLESRISQVEYLGNKLMEAGIPVQNPIGGHAVFIDALNFLPNIKREEFPAQTLAIELYKEAGIRGVEIGTLLADRDPETRENRYPKLELLRLAIPRRTYTNNHMDYVAAAVINVFERRNEITKGYKIKREPEILRHFTVQLDKA, from the coding sequence ATGAAACTACCATACGCAGAACCATTTAGAATCAAAATGGTTGAAGAAATATTCCAATCTACACAAGAACAACGCGAAGAATGGCTGAAAAACGCCAACTATAATCTATTCAACCTCAGAAGTTCCCACGTCTTCATCGATTTGCTGACAGACAGCGGGACAGGCGCAATGAGCGATAAACAGTGGGGCGCATTGATGATTGGCGACGAAAGTTATGCTGGCTCCCGTTCTTTTGAAGCGTTGCAACAAACCGTTGAAAAAATCACAGGTTTTCCTTATTTATTACCAACCCACCAAGGTCGTGCGGCGGAAAATGTTTTATTCTCAGTAATGGTAAAAGAAGGTGACATTGTTCCAGGAAATTCCCATTTTGACACTACAAAAGGTCACATAGAAATCAGAAAAGCGCACGCTGTAGATTGCACCATTGATGAAGCTTTTGACATTAACGACCTTCATCCTTTCAAAGGAAATCTGGATTTAGAAAAACTGGAAGCGGTTTACAAAGCTCATCCAAAAGAACAGATTCCGTTTTGTCTGATTACGATTACTTGTAATTCCTCCGGCGGACAACCAGTTTCTTTAGAGAACATCAAAGCGGTCAAAGAATTGTCAGACCGATATGGGATTCCGGTTTTGTTTGATTCGGCAAGGTTTGCAGAGAATGCTTACTTCATCAAGAAAAGAGAAAAAGGTCAGGAAAGCAGAACTATCAAAGAAATATGTAAAGAACTATTCTCGTACGGTGACGGAATGACGATGAGCTCCAAGAAAGATGGTTTGGTAAACATTGGGGGATTCATCGCTTTGAAGAACAGAGAAATTTTTGAACAAGCTTCTAATTTTACCATTATCTACGAAGGTTTCATTACTTATGGAGGAATGGCTGGTAGAGATATGTCAGCTTTAGCGTCAGGACTAGATGAGGCGACAGAGTTTCCTTATCTGGAAAGCCGAATCTCTCAAGTAGAATATCTAGGAAACAAATTGATGGAAGCCGGGATTCCCGTTCAGAATCCAATTGGTGGACACGCTGTTTTCATAGACGCACTGAACTTCTTACCAAATATCAAAAGAGAAGAATTCCCAGCCCAGACTTTGGCAATTGAGCTTTATAAAGAAGCTGGAATCCGTGGTGTGGAAATCGGAACTTTGTTGGCTGACAGAGACCCGGAAACAAGAGAAAACCGTTATCCAAAGCTGGAGTTGTTGAGGTTGGCAATCCCAAGAAGAACCTATACGAACAATCATATGGATTATGTCGCTGCAGCAGTAATCAATGTTTTTGAAAGAAGAAACGAGATCACCAAAGGTTACAAAATCAAAAGAGAACCAGAGATCTTGAGACACTTCACAGTTCAATTGGACAAAGCATAA
- a CDS encoding DUF502 domain-containing protein, translated as MNRSPNDYLRLFIRSFIQGLIIIGPFAITVWVIWSVVSSIDNLVPSVSGKFPGLIFFIVIFTTTFIGFFGNKFIIGRLIVDGLDYVLEHIPGIKFLYTSLKDVLGSFVGDKKKFNVPVWVKTNENPEIWRIGFLTQSDMSAVNLDQMVAVYLPHSYAVSGWVIITKYTNVKEVTGMSSAEAMKFAVSGGVAGFHSDDNVFKAPE; from the coding sequence ATGAACAGAAGCCCCAACGATTATCTTCGACTCTTTATACGATCCTTCATTCAAGGATTGATTATCATTGGACCCTTTGCCATAACGGTTTGGGTCATTTGGAGTGTTGTGAGTAGTATTGATAATTTGGTACCTTCAGTTTCGGGGAAATTCCCTGGACTTATATTTTTCATTGTTATTTTCACCACAACATTTATCGGATTTTTCGGGAATAAGTTCATCATCGGAAGATTAATAGTTGATGGCTTGGACTATGTTTTGGAACACATACCAGGAATCAAATTTCTCTACACTTCCCTGAAAGATGTTTTAGGTTCTTTCGTCGGAGATAAAAAGAAATTCAATGTTCCGGTTTGGGTTAAAACCAACGAAAATCCCGAAATCTGGAGAATCGGATTTCTCACACAATCCGATATGTCCGCCGTGAATCTTGACCAAATGGTCGCAGTTTATCTGCCACATTCTTACGCCGTTTCCGGCTGGGTCATCATTACCAAATATACCAATGTAAAGGAAGTTACAGGGATGAGTTCCGCTGAGGCAATGAAGTTTGCAGTCAGTGGCGGTGTTGCTGGCTTCCATTCAGACGACAACGTTTTCAAAGCACCGGAGTAG
- a CDS encoding tRNA-(ms[2]io[6]A)-hydroxylase, producing MFRLKLLTDPRWANIAEGNLEEILTDHAWCEQKAATNAIGLITMVPEYTEMVTELLAIAQEELDHFNQVHEIIKKRGGVLGRTRKDDYVNDLVKFLVRGGKREDQIIDKMLFAAMIEARSCERFKVLTENIKDEELKKFYHDLMVSEANHYTAFIGFARQLGNPETVNKRWEEWLEYEASIMKSYGNKETIHG from the coding sequence ATGTTTCGTCTTAAACTCCTTACAGACCCACGTTGGGCTAACATTGCAGAAGGTAATCTGGAAGAGATTCTTACCGACCACGCTTGGTGCGAGCAAAAAGCAGCAACCAATGCCATCGGTCTCATCACCATGGTTCCAGAATATACAGAAATGGTCACCGAACTGTTGGCCATTGCGCAGGAGGAATTGGATCACTTCAATCAGGTTCACGAGATTATCAAGAAAAGAGGCGGCGTTTTGGGAAGAACCCGCAAAGACGATTATGTGAATGATCTTGTGAAGTTTCTGGTAAGAGGCGGAAAAAGAGAAGACCAGATTATCGATAAAATGCTTTTCGCTGCGATGATAGAAGCCAGAAGCTGTGAACGTTTCAAAGTCTTGACAGAAAATATCAAAGATGAGGAACTTAAGAAATTCTACCACGACCTGATGGTTTCAGAAGCCAATCATTATACAGCCTTTATCGGGTTTGCTAGACAATTGGGCAATCCAGAAACCGTGAACAAACGTTGGGAAGAATGGCTGGAATACGAGGCTAGCATTATGAAATCCTACGGTAACAAAGAAACCATCCACGGCTAA